Proteins encoded by one window of Asterias rubens chromosome 18, eAstRub1.3, whole genome shotgun sequence:
- the LOC117302338 gene encoding E3 ubiquitin-protein ligase TRIM36-like isoform X1 has protein sequence MLKRYQFTVTMETSSLERELICPICQDYFTTPLSLPCQHNVCHRCAKEQVLSLATTVGRQEHSSSESLATSPTNSVASLPVTPSRPLSRSNSRSSFRRRSTISGAPSGAGTPGRTPSRQTESPVNSPRGTTSSKGKSCVHASKFFCPTCRENVELGEKGLNGLYRNFALEVIVDRFKLAAKKAASIPCGLCKVKPPLDATKSCLDCKVSYCNECYKNFHVWGTSRAQHEHIGPTHNFRPKTITCTEHPTERVTMYCDGCQKPVCHRCKFSGTHAKHKMSIIERKYTLVKEKLESYLAAIRGKREAIRNSVDALNGLSGKIEENGGIARDQLATSLATLQATLADRRSNLSQATEAEIGRRVEAVQTQLKSYQDILKGCSVVDLAQEMLKETDKACFVQAARPILGRLIETVKVIKEAELSPVHAYHDFNNFTIDNEGAFYALTNLSFHKAPDAPSLSTKRCQSYNHVTIEWDPPTGNSKADTYRLEYRKLIRNDGGTKPPTPTTLSRENTFSSRSDSGSDDLWTSVEDIKQCRFVLTDLEPESRYKVRVRGENLAGKGEYSKSVVIRTVPAPVLSFKWTSCQPNGTHGPSISKDGSRVTVRPNHLFSPFSSPIPSSPITLSPAFCLGDRKLTNGRHYWEVIVDQSPCAVQIGVISERRSRRLGDSISSHTDGDSGHDSCEELETDRGSRTDPTVLINYYGGKVFLPGESTKSSKKAGINGNKHSVHTLTSSAVGVCVEADKGRVSFFDGENKESFHCVNVKLEGAVYPGIVVVGPGIVKLRQLEENEFMV, from the exons GTATCAATTTACAGTAACCATGGAGACATCTAGCCTAGAACGTGAACTCATCTGTCCAATTTGCCAGGACTACTTCACAACGCCATTGTCGTTGCCATGTCAACATAATGTCTGCCACAGATGCGCTAAAGAGCAGGTGCTCTCCCTAGCAACCACCGTTGGCAGACAAGAGCATAGTTCATCTGAGAGCCTTGCAACCAGTCCAACGAACTCTGTGGCGTCCCTTCCGGTAACACCATCTCGACCCCTGTCTCGGAGCAATTCACGTTCCTCCTTCCGGAGGAGGTCGACGATCAGTGGAGCGCCCTCTGGGGCTGGCACACCTGGTCGAACGCCCTCGAGGCAGACGGAATCGCCTGTGAATAGCCCACGAGGTACTACGTCATCGAAGGGAAAGTCATGTGTCCATGCTTCCAAATTCTTTTGCCCAACATGCCGAGAAAACGTGGAGCTGGGTGAGAAGGGTTTGAATGGACTTTACCGAAACTTTGCTTTGGAGGTCATCGTTGACAG GTTCAAGCTAGCCGCCAAGAAGGCAGCAAGTATCCCGTGTGGACTATGTAAGGTTAAACCTCCTCTAGATGCAACCAAAAGCTGTCTGGATTGCAAAGTTAGCTACTGCAACGAATGTTATAAGAACTTCCATGTGTGGGGAACTTCAAGGGCCCAACATGAACATATTGGACCGACACATAACTTCAGACCAAAG ACGATTACCTGCACTGAGCATCCAACCGAGAGGGTGACGATGTATTGTGATGGCTGTCAGAAACCAGTCTGCCACCGGTGTAAATTCAGCGGCACTCACGCCAAACACAAAATGTCCATCATTGagagaaaatacacccttgttaaG GAGAAACTAGAGAGTTATCTCGCCGCAATCAGAGGGAAGCGGGAGGCAATAAGGAACAGCGTAGACGCCCTCAACGGCCTGAGTGGCAAAATAGAG GAAAATGGCGGCATTGCACGGGACCAGCTCGCCACTTCACTGGCCACTCTACAGGCCACCTTGGCAGACCGTAGGTCAAACCTCTCACAGGCCACTGAAGCAGAAATAGGTCGTAGAGTAGAGGCAGTCCAAACACAGCTCAAGAGCTATCAAGACATCTTGAAGGGATGTAGCGTGGTGGATCTAGCACAGGAAATGTTGAAAGAGACAGATAAGGCTTGCTTTGTGCAGGCTGCTAGGCCAATACTTGGACG ACTGATCGAAACTGTAAAGGTCATAAAAGAGGCGGAACTTAGTCCTGTCCACGCCTACCATGATTTCAACAACTTCACTATCGACAATGAGGGTGCATTTTACGCCCTTACGAATCTCAGCTTTCATAAAG CACCTGATGCTCCAAGCCTATCCACTAAGAGATGTCAATCATACAACCATGTGACCATCGAGTGGGACCCGCCCACTGGGAACTCCAAAGCCGATACATATCGATTAGAGTACCGTAAATTGATTCGAAACGACGGCGGGACCAAGCCGCCCACTCCGACCACTCTGTCCAGGGAAAACACGTTCAGTAGCCGGAGCGACTCGGGCTCGGACGATTTGTGGACGTCAGTTGAGGACATAAAACAATGCAG atttgtcCTTACTGACCTCGAGCCAGAGAGTAGATATAAGGTCAGAGTTCGTGGCGAGAATCTGGCTGGAAAGGGAGAGTACAGCAAGAGCGTAGTAATCAGAACAGTTCCTGCCCCAG TTTTATCTTTTAAATGGACATCATGTCAACCCAACGGAACTCATGGACCCTCCATCAGTAAAGATGGTTCCAGAGTCACTGTTCGTCCCAACCATCTCTTCTCGCCCTTCAGCAGTCCAATCCCCTCCTCTCCCATCACACTTTCTCCTGCCTTCTGTCTCGGCGACCGGAAGCTCACAAATGGACGTCACTACTGGGAGGTCATTGTCGACCAATCACCATGCGCTGTTCAAATCGGCGTCATTAGTGAGAGACGATCACGCAGACTCGGTGACTCCATCAGTAGTCACACAGATGGTGACAGCGGCCATGATAGTTGCGAGGAGCTAGAAACCGACCGGGGTTCGCGAACCGATCCCACGGTGTTGATTAACTATTACGGAGGGAAGGTTTTCCTCCCAGGTGAATCAACAAAGAGCAGTAAAAAGGCAGGGATCAACGGTAATAAGCACAGTGTTCACACGCTGACGTCAAGCGCAGTCGGAGTTTGTGTCGAAGCTGACAAGGGACGCGTGTCTTTTTTCGACGGGGAAAATAAGGAGAGTTTCCACTGCGTAAATGTAAAattagagggcgctgtttatcCAGGCATAGTCGTTGTCGGTCCTGGTATCGTTAAATTACGGCAGTTAGAGGAAAATGAATTTATGGTGTGA
- the LOC117302338 gene encoding E3 ubiquitin-protein ligase TRIM36-like isoform X2 codes for METSSLERELICPICQDYFTTPLSLPCQHNVCHRCAKEQVLSLATTVGRQEHSSSESLATSPTNSVASLPVTPSRPLSRSNSRSSFRRRSTISGAPSGAGTPGRTPSRQTESPVNSPRGTTSSKGKSCVHASKFFCPTCRENVELGEKGLNGLYRNFALEVIVDRFKLAAKKAASIPCGLCKVKPPLDATKSCLDCKVSYCNECYKNFHVWGTSRAQHEHIGPTHNFRPKTITCTEHPTERVTMYCDGCQKPVCHRCKFSGTHAKHKMSIIERKYTLVKEKLESYLAAIRGKREAIRNSVDALNGLSGKIEENGGIARDQLATSLATLQATLADRRSNLSQATEAEIGRRVEAVQTQLKSYQDILKGCSVVDLAQEMLKETDKACFVQAARPILGRLIETVKVIKEAELSPVHAYHDFNNFTIDNEGAFYALTNLSFHKAPDAPSLSTKRCQSYNHVTIEWDPPTGNSKADTYRLEYRKLIRNDGGTKPPTPTTLSRENTFSSRSDSGSDDLWTSVEDIKQCRFVLTDLEPESRYKVRVRGENLAGKGEYSKSVVIRTVPAPVLSFKWTSCQPNGTHGPSISKDGSRVTVRPNHLFSPFSSPIPSSPITLSPAFCLGDRKLTNGRHYWEVIVDQSPCAVQIGVISERRSRRLGDSISSHTDGDSGHDSCEELETDRGSRTDPTVLINYYGGKVFLPGESTKSSKKAGINGNKHSVHTLTSSAVGVCVEADKGRVSFFDGENKESFHCVNVKLEGAVYPGIVVVGPGIVKLRQLEENEFMV; via the exons ATGGAGACATCTAGCCTAGAACGTGAACTCATCTGTCCAATTTGCCAGGACTACTTCACAACGCCATTGTCGTTGCCATGTCAACATAATGTCTGCCACAGATGCGCTAAAGAGCAGGTGCTCTCCCTAGCAACCACCGTTGGCAGACAAGAGCATAGTTCATCTGAGAGCCTTGCAACCAGTCCAACGAACTCTGTGGCGTCCCTTCCGGTAACACCATCTCGACCCCTGTCTCGGAGCAATTCACGTTCCTCCTTCCGGAGGAGGTCGACGATCAGTGGAGCGCCCTCTGGGGCTGGCACACCTGGTCGAACGCCCTCGAGGCAGACGGAATCGCCTGTGAATAGCCCACGAGGTACTACGTCATCGAAGGGAAAGTCATGTGTCCATGCTTCCAAATTCTTTTGCCCAACATGCCGAGAAAACGTGGAGCTGGGTGAGAAGGGTTTGAATGGACTTTACCGAAACTTTGCTTTGGAGGTCATCGTTGACAG GTTCAAGCTAGCCGCCAAGAAGGCAGCAAGTATCCCGTGTGGACTATGTAAGGTTAAACCTCCTCTAGATGCAACCAAAAGCTGTCTGGATTGCAAAGTTAGCTACTGCAACGAATGTTATAAGAACTTCCATGTGTGGGGAACTTCAAGGGCCCAACATGAACATATTGGACCGACACATAACTTCAGACCAAAG ACGATTACCTGCACTGAGCATCCAACCGAGAGGGTGACGATGTATTGTGATGGCTGTCAGAAACCAGTCTGCCACCGGTGTAAATTCAGCGGCACTCACGCCAAACACAAAATGTCCATCATTGagagaaaatacacccttgttaaG GAGAAACTAGAGAGTTATCTCGCCGCAATCAGAGGGAAGCGGGAGGCAATAAGGAACAGCGTAGACGCCCTCAACGGCCTGAGTGGCAAAATAGAG GAAAATGGCGGCATTGCACGGGACCAGCTCGCCACTTCACTGGCCACTCTACAGGCCACCTTGGCAGACCGTAGGTCAAACCTCTCACAGGCCACTGAAGCAGAAATAGGTCGTAGAGTAGAGGCAGTCCAAACACAGCTCAAGAGCTATCAAGACATCTTGAAGGGATGTAGCGTGGTGGATCTAGCACAGGAAATGTTGAAAGAGACAGATAAGGCTTGCTTTGTGCAGGCTGCTAGGCCAATACTTGGACG ACTGATCGAAACTGTAAAGGTCATAAAAGAGGCGGAACTTAGTCCTGTCCACGCCTACCATGATTTCAACAACTTCACTATCGACAATGAGGGTGCATTTTACGCCCTTACGAATCTCAGCTTTCATAAAG CACCTGATGCTCCAAGCCTATCCACTAAGAGATGTCAATCATACAACCATGTGACCATCGAGTGGGACCCGCCCACTGGGAACTCCAAAGCCGATACATATCGATTAGAGTACCGTAAATTGATTCGAAACGACGGCGGGACCAAGCCGCCCACTCCGACCACTCTGTCCAGGGAAAACACGTTCAGTAGCCGGAGCGACTCGGGCTCGGACGATTTGTGGACGTCAGTTGAGGACATAAAACAATGCAG atttgtcCTTACTGACCTCGAGCCAGAGAGTAGATATAAGGTCAGAGTTCGTGGCGAGAATCTGGCTGGAAAGGGAGAGTACAGCAAGAGCGTAGTAATCAGAACAGTTCCTGCCCCAG TTTTATCTTTTAAATGGACATCATGTCAACCCAACGGAACTCATGGACCCTCCATCAGTAAAGATGGTTCCAGAGTCACTGTTCGTCCCAACCATCTCTTCTCGCCCTTCAGCAGTCCAATCCCCTCCTCTCCCATCACACTTTCTCCTGCCTTCTGTCTCGGCGACCGGAAGCTCACAAATGGACGTCACTACTGGGAGGTCATTGTCGACCAATCACCATGCGCTGTTCAAATCGGCGTCATTAGTGAGAGACGATCACGCAGACTCGGTGACTCCATCAGTAGTCACACAGATGGTGACAGCGGCCATGATAGTTGCGAGGAGCTAGAAACCGACCGGGGTTCGCGAACCGATCCCACGGTGTTGATTAACTATTACGGAGGGAAGGTTTTCCTCCCAGGTGAATCAACAAAGAGCAGTAAAAAGGCAGGGATCAACGGTAATAAGCACAGTGTTCACACGCTGACGTCAAGCGCAGTCGGAGTTTGTGTCGAAGCTGACAAGGGACGCGTGTCTTTTTTCGACGGGGAAAATAAGGAGAGTTTCCACTGCGTAAATGTAAAattagagggcgctgtttatcCAGGCATAGTCGTTGTCGGTCCTGGTATCGTTAAATTACGGCAGTTAGAGGAAAATGAATTTATGGTGTGA